A single window of Gammaproteobacteria bacterium DNA harbors:
- a CDS encoding MFS transporter: protein MSSVITGTVTPASVADNARYLPWLTCFCAALFFFFEFMQVNIFNAIAPSLMKEFSLSAARVGHISANYFYATLIFLIPAGMILDRVSTRKVILVAMSSSVLCTYVFATMNQIWIAELSRFITGLGGSFCLISCIRLAANWFPPRRLALVIGLIVTLAMFGGMLAQTPMTLLTDMLGWRKMMLINASVGVLILVLIMLFVKDGPTEGNVAAHTNLAGKAFIKAFGRSLANLQNWLAGLYTSLLNLPIFLLGALWGGLYLVQIQGLSRTQASFVTSMIFFGTIIGSPLIGWCSDRIGKRRLPMIICASLSLASILIVMFTPSLSLLSLLLLFFAIGFFTSGQIISYPLIAESNPKALIGTSEGIASTLIMAGGTLQPLFGTLVSFNWQHRYLNGVPLYSKNDFMLAMSMIPVAFVIGLIAAFFIRETYCKPLDNV from the coding sequence ATGAGTTCTGTGATTACAGGCACGGTAACCCCAGCATCAGTTGCGGACAACGCCAGGTACCTTCCATGGCTGACGTGCTTTTGCGCCGCCTTATTTTTCTTTTTTGAATTCATGCAAGTAAATATATTTAATGCAATAGCTCCCTCGTTAATGAAAGAATTCTCTTTATCTGCAGCACGCGTCGGTCATATCTCTGCAAATTATTTCTATGCTACGCTCATTTTTCTCATACCCGCAGGCATGATCTTGGATCGAGTCTCTACCCGAAAAGTTATTTTGGTCGCCATGAGTTCTTCTGTTCTATGTACTTACGTATTCGCCACGATGAATCAAATCTGGATTGCCGAGCTTTCCCGTTTTATTACTGGCCTAGGAGGCTCATTCTGTCTCATTAGCTGCATACGCTTAGCCGCTAATTGGTTTCCTCCGCGAAGGTTAGCGTTGGTCATCGGGCTGATTGTAACCTTAGCCATGTTTGGGGGAATGTTAGCCCAAACACCAATGACGTTACTCACGGATATGCTTGGTTGGCGAAAAATGATGCTAATCAATGCATCGGTTGGCGTGTTAATCCTTGTTTTAATTATGCTTTTCGTCAAGGACGGCCCGACTGAGGGCAATGTTGCAGCTCACACAAATCTTGCGGGTAAAGCTTTTATTAAGGCCTTTGGCCGGTCTTTAGCAAACCTACAGAATTGGCTGGCAGGATTATATACCTCCCTACTTAACCTACCTATTTTCTTACTCGGAGCCCTGTGGGGAGGGTTATACCTTGTTCAAATACAAGGATTATCAAGAACGCAGGCGTCTTTCGTTACCTCTATGATTTTCTTTGGCACTATTATAGGTTCTCCCCTGATTGGGTGGTGTTCCGATCGAATAGGGAAAAGGCGACTTCCAATGATTATTTGCGCCAGTCTGTCGTTAGCCTCTATTTTAATTGTGATGTTCACACCCTCTTTGTCCCTCTTGAGTTTACTGTTACTTTTTTTCGCAATAGGCTTTTTTACTAGCGGCCAAATAATCAGTTATCCTCTAATTGCAGAAAGCAATCCAAAAGCCTTGATTGGCACCTCCGAAGGAATCGCATCAACTTTAATTATGGCGGGGGGCACATTACAGCCTCTTTTTGGCACCCTCGTGTCTTTTAATTGGCAGCATCGGTATCTAAATGGGGTGCCTTTATATTCAAAAAATGATTTTATGCTGGCGATGTCGATGATCCCTGTTGCCTTTGTAATAGGACTCATTGCCGCTTTTTTTATTCGTGAAACCTATTGTAAACCGCTGGATAATGTATGA